A segment of the Cololabis saira isolate AMF1-May2022 chromosome 3, fColSai1.1, whole genome shotgun sequence genome:
CTTTGGAAACAACAAGAGCCAGGTTGACGCAACCGGTCAGTCAGATATTATGTTTCATATTGGCATTTGTTTTGCCTGAAAGGAAGAGTATCTGTGTTTATTTTTGCAAGGTGGTTGTTTAATGTGTGGGGGATTAAACTATGAACCATTACAGTGTTTACTTCTGAGGCTGCATGAAAAGATGATGTTTCACTTTCAGTGCCTTCCTGTGTTTCATGCTGTCTAATACCGGTAAGTGGTTATTCACAATAAAGGTCCAGGTTATAGTTACTGGCCTGCAGTAAagcttctctctttttcttatttgcTGCTGGCCTTTCAGCTTATCTAAAGTTTTCCTATCACCTCCCCTACCCCCATCAGCCCCACACTCAGGGGGCTTGGCTATGGTCTACGGGTACGTGCACTGAAGCAGTGTCTCTGCAAATGTTTCTCATCTATAATTCATCGTACCGGGCCCTGGCAAGTGGCTGTGCTGAGCTAAGGTTAAGCTGCAAACCTGATGCAGTACAGTATGCGGCAGGAGAAGAGGACACAAAGAGGGTGAttcagaaaaaacacaaaaatcttGCTGCAAATAGTCATGGGAACATTTCTTGACTGGGAAATAAAATAGCTGCAAagcacattttctgaaaacaaaagattctcattcacctttttttttaacggaCACATCAACATTGAAACAAAATGCACAAGACCTATAATTTATAGTTATCAAAATAAATGCTTTCATGCATGTCCAAGAAATACTTGCTTCAATAGAACATTATGCTGTATGATTATGTCCATTATGTCCTCTGCTCAATACATCTCGGGTCAAAGGAAAGTATTTTTGCACATTTGCTGTTATTCTAGTTCTTCTGGAATGGTGGCAGCTGTCAATGACACTAACTTTAAATCTGTTTTGCAATTGACAAAacaaattggttttatttaaaGGGAAATAGTAGAAGCTTTTCTCCTCttagtttttctcttttttgcagTCATGTGCAGAAGTGTCAGAAATATTTGATTATGCGGTCCATTTATAACTACATTTTCAGTATTCAGACTATTTCTTGAGTCACTGAGCATTAATCGAGATTAGCTAAAATTAGCAAAGAGGATAGGGATGAATGATCATTTTAAGCTTTTGCTGGAgtgaaaatgttaaatattaGCACTAcaattagttagttagttagttagttagttagttagttagttagtgatttATTCCGATGAAAACAATCCagtccaatatatatatatatatatatatatatatatatatatatatatatatatatatatatatatatatatatatatatatatatatatatatatatatatatatatatatatatatataaaacttctGCTGCTTGACAAAGGGATAAAAAGGGAtaaaaagaagataaatatgtatgtttaaaagaaaaaaaggttattaTTAGAGTTTGCCTTTCTGACTTTCAAAATGTAAAGGTCAAGTAACTATGCATCAGGCTGTGGGTACTGATGTGACCAGAACATCTGgtggatttgattttttttttcttaatgataATACATAATATATTTTAGGCAGATCAGTGTATAAATGAAAATACTTCTTAATACAAAATAGAATATAGCCTAAAGTGCACTATCATGGGCACAGAAAGAACAGGGTGTCCTCATGACTGGAATACCACAGATTTCCATGGGGTCACGGTCAAGCCTGAAAATGGACACGAGTCTGGAACCTGCAGCACACAAAAATGGTCACCAGGGAGCAGAGTTCTTCATATAAACCCGTATGGGACACGATAACAACGAAGAGTACTtgagtactcgagttgaggggggatgaggggggatggcatcccccctgaaataaaaactgccatcccccctttccatcccttatgtaatttcatcaatgaatgtggttttactgctatttcaacatttagagtcatcaccagaaaaataacaccagaaaaatgtgacaattttcacctttttcaggtaaattttcacttgaaataagtaggaaaatctcccagtgggacaagatttatcttctcattacaagcaaaaaaatcttgttgcactggcagatttttctacttatttcaagtgaaatctacttgaaacaggtgaaaattgttgttttttccagtgatgagtcttgttttaagtgtaatgagattttttttactaaaattagacattttaactagaaataagacaaatattcttgaagattttgagtttaagcagtgatccattttacttatcttgTGAAGgacagtcatattgataagttcagaaaactgttttttatcgttgtgttttgatgtatttgatgtaagcccagtggatatttaaagcttacagaaggctgcatttaactgctgctatgtcattcctgcagtatttctgcaggtgttttggtcagtgctattatttgtaatatattatattatttgtaatcagcacaaattatctgtccccatatgataaaatccaccatcccccctgattttttttttacaactcgagtactggttgtagTCCCTCCAACCTGGTTTAACTGAGCAATAACTGAATTTAAAGAAGTGGGAGTACATATGTAATGAGCAACACATTGAACTGCGCCCTCCTCACCTGCAGGAGGCAGGATGGAGGGGGGCATCCTCTCTAGTCTGCCGAAAATACACAAAGTGAAGAAGAATCGGGCTGAAACGTCACGACAGTAAATAAAAGCACAAGTCGCACAGACAAGGAGGAGGTAACGGCGGTTTTTCattgatttatttaactttgGCGTTCATTAAAATTACATTCACACAATTTCTGActctttttgtgtatttaaagCGAACTGAGAAACCTAAAGCTACGCATACATAGTAAGCCAGCTATAAAATcttaacatttctgcatttccaTTAGCATGGTTAGCTGAACTCCACATCCATTTGGTCGCACAGCAATAAGACAAAACATTTCACAGTAATTAAGCTCCCTTTTAATGTGCTACAACAGATATGtagatttgtatttttttttcagaaatgaaCGGACAAGCTGACGTTGAAGTTGACTACAAgcgcaaatacaaaaacatcaaaCGCAAATTAAAGTTCCTCGTTTACGTAAGTGTTTATAATAATCAAAGCTTTCGTCTCCATGTTTCCACTTAACCTGGAACCGTGTTTTATTGTTACTTTCCAGGAGCAAGAATGTTTTCAAGAGGAGCTGAGGAGAGCACAGAGGAAACTTCTGAAGGTTTCCAGGGACAAAAGGTGAGATAATTTCCCCTCAGAAAAATTAAGATACTTATCGTTAAGTGCAGTAAATAATGCAGTTAATGTTTTTCTAGTTTCCTTCTGGACAGATTGCTACAGTATGAGAGGGTAGATGAAGACTCATCAGGTACATGTGATACACCATGCCATTtctgactgtctcagaaaattagaatattgcgattttctgtaatgcacttacaaaaacaaaaatgtcatacattcagtactcgagttgtaaaattaaaaatcagtggggatggtggattttatcatatggggacagataatttgtgctgattacaaataatatattacaaataatagcactgaacaaaacacctgcagaaatactgcaggaatgacattgcagcagttaaatgcagccttctgtaagctttaaatatccactgggcttacatcaaatacatcaaaacacaacgataaaaaacagttttctgaacttatcaatatgactctgtccttcacaggataagtaaaatggatcactgcaaaaactcaaaatcttaacaagaatatttgtcttatctctagttaaaatgtctaattttagtaaaaaaaatctcattacacttaaaacaagactcatcattggaaaaaaactacaattttcacctgtttaaagtagattttcacttgaaataagtagaaaaatctgccagtggaacaagatttctttgcttgtaataagaagataaatcttgtcccactggcagattttcctacttattttaagtgaaaatgttcttgaaacaggtgaaaattgtcaaataatttatttttctggtgataactctaaatgttgaaatagcagtaaaaccacattcattgatgaaatgacataagggatggaaaggggggatggaggTTTTACAggtgggatgattttgactgtttttatttcaggggggatgccatcccccctcatcccccctcaactcgactaCTGCATACATTATGgaataattacaaatcaactgaaatattgcaagccttttattattttaatattgctgatcatggcttacagcttaagaaaactcaaatatcctatctcaaaaaatttgaatattctgggaatcttaatcttaaactgtaagccataatcagcaatattaaaataataaaaggcttacaatatttcagttgatttgtagtTAATCcataatgtatgacatttttgtttttgtaattgcattacagaaaatcacaatattctaattttctgagacagtcctgtatttttaagTTGTGTTGAGGAGACTGCTGCATCATGTTTTCTTGCTCTCTTCCAGATTCAGATGCAACAGTTTCTTCAGATAACAGTGAAGGAGAAGTACTcagagagagggaaagagagcGAGAAGGAGCAAAAAAGTAAGTTTTGAAATACTAATTTGTAAATATAGTATTTAGTTCAAGGTAGTCTGCAACTTCTTTAAGAAAGTCTGAAAATATAACCTGTTCTGGTAATGGTAAAGTACTGCCTATTATGTAATATGTTCTATTTATTtccaatattttattttaaatataatcctgATTAACTGCATGGAGCTAGAAAGCAATGTGCCTTCAGATAGTTGGAATATTGCGTAAACAGAGAGTAGAGAAACTAGGCAACTCCACAACAGATGATCCACAATTTTCATAGCCTCCCCCCCTAATAATTGTACATGTCCCATCCGCTGCCAAGACAACCCTGTCCTCCCCAAAAAAAGATCtatgtttgtgttttaaaaTTAGCTACTCTTGCTCAGATTAACTTTCTGTATGGTGTTTGCATGTTCCTCCCATGCCTCCATGATATTTTTCAAGGGTAATCCTGCTTCTTGACACAGTCCAGGaacatgaaggggggggaaaTCATAGTAAATTGGATAATCAGGTTTAGATAGTAAATGAATACTAATAGATAGGAACTTGCAAAATTATTTTGCACTTGACCTGACATGCTAGATGTTTTATTTCATAGACACCATAGAAGTTTTCAATTTTGTTTTCAAAACATCAGgtgattaaaataaattaaagagcAATTACAAATAGACCCTTACCCTAACCTGATTGAACAGACCATCCATCTATAACAATCTTTAACCAGAAAACTTCAACAAATCTGTTGCTGGCATGAATATCATCATTACTCCCAGAATAGGACCCTTTTTGGTCCATACATTTATGTTTTGGGCCTGATAGTTTAGAACCTGGCGAAATGGATCCTCTTGTGTTTGTAATCTCCAGCTGAATCCAGCTGGAGTGTGACCCTTACCCTGATCTTACTTAGAACTTCTCTGCATGTCTGATGAACTCTTTCCAGAAGAAAAAGTAGTCCAGGGGCATGCCTTTCTTCATCGTCATCTCCTCATCTTTCCCTTCTGTCCCGTCCTGGAGTAAATCCCCTGCAGGCATCTGGCGCTGGACCATACCTCAACACTGTGAGTTTCCATCTCTCCTCCTGTCTTAGCACCACCAACATTTGTGCCATTGTCTTCTCATCTGTAAgcataacctctgttttatttagcttcattcattttttaaataattttgttCACATGTACGTTTTaatttctcttttcattttgGTTTGATACGTATAATGCCTTCATTGTCTTTGTATTGTTCATTCTtctgtgtatgttttttttgtgcgtgcgtgcgtgtctgtttgtgtgtctTGTAAACTGCTTATGACTGTGTGCATGCGTGCTCATGTGGTCATTTGGGGATTTGGGGCCTGTGTGTGTTGGGCAGATGCCCTTCCCACCAGAGTATTTGGCACCGCCAGCTGAGCGAatgaagaaagagagaaaaccaAAGACGCctaaaaacaagaaagagaCAACGGGGAAGGTGAGAGGGAGAGTGGAAAATACCGTTTTTCAAGATAGTTTTGGTGATCAAATAGATATAACGTTTAGCCTTCACAGCTTGCACACAGTGTTTCTATTTATAGTTCCAGGCACTGAAAGTATTTCCACTTGAATGATCTGTCACACTCTATCTCTCAGGACAAAAATGTAGTAAATTTGGGTCAGAACGGTCCTTTTAAGTTTGGCGCTACCTGAGGTGACCTTCTGAGCAGTTTGTCTCTAAAATCATGTACATACTGCACGTTTTCTGTGACAAAGTCATCCGTCTTCACTCTATGTTCCTTCAGCATATCTCCAAACCTATTAGTGTCATTCCTAACATTGTTTTGATCTCCTCAGGTTGTCGCTCCAGTGGCAGCTAACTATGCGTCAGCCAGTGGGACTCCTCCATCAGCCAGCGGCCCCTTCAGCTGGGTTCCCAGACAGATGCTTAGTGGAGATGCAGCTGAGGAGGAGGGTGAGAGCGACGGAGAAAGTGATAGGGGCGATGAAGACAGAGGGGAGGGAGACGAGGCCGAACTCGTCATTGACATCCCGAATgagtgattgtgtgtgtgtatatgtgtttaaatatatttaaaaggaAGGAATGAGTGAGGTTTATGTATGTGAGTGAGATTGGTGAAAGGCGACTGTCTCTTTCTGTACTGAGAAGCAAGTTCGTCAGTTTTAAAAGGAGAGCAAAGCTCCCCCATGTGGATTAATGGTGAACTGCAGAGTCACTGCATCTTCAGAGGAGAGTGTTGTTTTCTGTTAAGCGATAAAACTGTGACAAAGGTATAGGCTGCAAGATTTTAAGAAAAGTGCAGGGCTTGATGAACTGAGATCTGTTTTCATCTGCCTGATGATAATTTTCATGTGAAGACATTTATCAGTCTACAGACTGAATTGAACCAGTGTTTGCCTTTGAAAAGGTTTTTGTTATACAACGTCCAACCACCATCTCATATTCACTTTGGTCCATTAAAACTCTTTGTAACTTTAAATGTTCACTCTTTTGTGTTCTTGTTATTGACAGTTTTTacgcctttcattttttttcctgataagtTTTTATGTCACTGGCATCAAGatcaccctttttttttttatctctaaaCATGTATTGTTTTTGCATCATTTGACAAGTGTATCAGAAACGCTTTTTTATGTGATATCAGCTTTTGTGACCAGATGCCACAAAGGCagttactaaaaaaaaaagaagctgttgTTGGTTGACCAAAATAAATCTAATTGAACCATTTTAGGTGTGTAAAATGTTGTGAAAGTTTTTCAGTCACCTCGTAGTATGGGTTGATGCCACACCCAGACCTGCACACCCTAAAGCTCTCATTCCAGAGTTGTGCATGCTGAGTCTGCTACACTATGTGCTGCAAAGTATCATCACTAAAATGAATTGCAAACTTCATATGCCTGCTGGTTATTTCATAAGATTTTGTAATTCTTGCTTGAACTTAAGGAAACAAAATCCAGACACCACTGTTGACAGAAGCCAGGGTTCCCCTGGGCTCCTGTTGGCTGTGACTTTAAACAAGATGAAGGCGGTTTGATGCAATTCCATCTCTTATTTATGTCAGTAAGAGTGCTTAATATGTTTCTGTTCACTCTTGGACATACTCAGTGTTAAATTATGAAGTTGTGACCCCATTGGTGTTTTTTCTGCATAATGATTTTGCAAAGTCAGGGCTCAGCTCATGTCTCAACAGGCCAATTTTTAATAGTTAAAAAGCCATTCTGCATTCTGCAAGCCATGAAGATGTGGGAAGTTGTCTGGGATCTTCAACGTCATTCGTTTTGGGGCTCGTTTGCTCGGATGTGTCTGGATTTTGAAAGAAGAAACTAATTAATTTAAAAGCCACTGGAAAAAGGGGCCTTAGTTCTCTCAGGAATGTGTATTGCAGAGAATCCTTGAGAGTTTGTCAATCCTTctacgaaattcatttctgtgGAATGCAGACCTGCAAGTAATTAATAGGTGTGTGCAGAACAACAATGAGTGTTTAAGGTGTATCCATGAAGGGTGTGAGAAGGAGGGGTGCAGCTAGAGGGAGATTTGAAGAGGGAGGAACTGACAGAGGGGGCGAGGCTGTCAGGGAAAGGGAAATGAAGGGGTAAGCAAGATTGTGCCTGCAAAACACGCTCTCTCAGAGTACAGCTGACATTAAGAGAAGGCAGGCATGGTTGCAGACGGACAGGAGGACGAAACAAGGAGCGGGTGAAGGAAAACAAGCCATCAGCAGTCATCCTGGGCCTCTTCATCTCTTCCCATCTATACACGGAAACCACTGGATAATTTATAAGCCTCTCCCTCTCACTGagtgaatgtgtgtttgtgtgtgagagagagggaggattTTGCTGAGTTCACCACCACCATGCTGTGTCTTGCTGCTGTCAGtgcagctgctggagctgtCTGGCTGCTGGCAATGCTGGGCCCGGGCCTGTCTCTTCCAGCTGAGCCCAACTCAGAGCCAGACTTCACCCTCTGCGGTCATTGTTTCTACAGACAGACGCCTCCTCGGGGACCCTCCGCAGGGCCGCCGCTGCACCCACACTGCCACAAACTGCCCGGGGGACAGACGTTTGCCACTATGTCCAGGCCGACCTGTGACACAGCTGTCTACTCTGCTTTCCATCTCAACCATGGGTGGACAGAgcgggagggagaggagggggaAGGTCTCATGGTAAGGACACATTTATCACAGTTTAAAATCTAAAAttgaaaaagataaataaaagaaaaaaaaacatgtttgtgttGCACAAttcaaaataaagtaaatacatttaaatctaCACTCAAGGTACATGCTTTTTACTGGTGTTTTGATTTCCACTATATTGCTTCCTCTCCAATtcatattttacttttaactCCATAATATTTAACTTACCCATAACTGCTAATTTCTTCTCAAACTGCAGAATATCACAAATATAGCAGTGTTTTGATTGCAATTCTTTGTAACTGGTTGAGTTGAGGCCTGTTAAATACCTGCTAAGGCCCTTAACACCTACAATTATACAACATTtcaccaaaaacaaaacaattctat
Coding sequences within it:
- the ino80e gene encoding INO80 complex subunit E isoform X1, which translates into the protein MNGQADVEVDYKRKYKNIKRKLKFLVYEQECFQEELRRAQRKLLKVSRDKSFLLDRLLQYERVDEDSSDSDATVSSDNSEGEVLREREREREGAKKRKSSPGACLSSSSSPHLSLLSRPGVNPLQASGAGPYLNTMPFPPEYLAPPAERMKKERKPKTPKNKKETTGKVVAPVAANYASASGTPPSASGPFSWVPRQMLSGDAAEEEGESDGESDRGDEDRGEGDEAELVIDIPNE
- the ino80e gene encoding INO80 complex subunit E isoform X2, whose product is MNGQADVEVDYKRKYKNIKRKLKFLVYEQECFQEELRRAQRKLLKVSRDKSFLLDRLLQYERVDEDSSDSDATVSSDNSEGEVLREREREREGAKKRKSSPGACLSSSSSPHLSLLSRPGVNPLQASGAGPYLNTVVAPVAANYASASGTPPSASGPFSWVPRQMLSGDAAEEEGESDGESDRGDEDRGEGDEAELVIDIPNE